In Deltaproteobacteria bacterium PRO3, the sequence CCCAGGAACAGCACCGCGTAGACGATGGTCTTGTAGCCGTAGAGGGGCTTGCGGGTGTTGTTGACAATGACCTCGGTCACGATGCCGATGGCCGGCAGGATCAAGACGTAGACCTCGGGATGGGCGAGAAACCAGAAGAGGTGCTGCCACAGCAGGGGGCTGCCGCCGCCCGCCAAGGGCAAGGCGTTGCCGCTGACCACCAGGCCCGAAGGCATGAAGAAGCTGGTGCCCGCGACGCGGTCCATCAGCTGCAGGATGCCGGCCGCCTCGAGGGGCGGGAAGGCCAGGAGCAGCAGGAACGAGGTCACGAACTGGGCCCAGACCAGGAAGGGCAGCCGGAAGAAGGACAGGCCCTTGGCGCGCAGCTGGACGATGGTGACGATGATGTTGATCGAACCCAAGAGCGAGGAGGTGATCAAGGCAACCATGCCGATCAGCCACCAGGTCTGCCCGGTGGTGGCGACGACCGAGAGGGGCGGATAGCTCGTCCAGCCCGAATTGGCGGCGCCGCCCGGGACGAAGAAGCTCGCCAGCATGATGACGCCGCCGACGAAGTACACCCAGTAGCTGGCCGCGTTCAGCTTGGGAAAGGCCATGTCGGGCGCGCCCACCTGCAGGGGGACGAGGTAGTTTCCGAAGCCGCCGACCGCGAGCGGGACGACGCCCAGGAAGACCATGATCGTGCCGTGCATGGCGCCCAGCGAGTTGTAGAACTCGGGCAGCATGACCCCGCCGGGCATGCCCTCGCCGAACCAATCGCCGATCACCGGTAGCGGCTCGCCGGGATAGGCGAGCTGCCAGCGCATCAGCATCATCAGGCAGAACCCGAAGAACAGGAAGAGCAGAGCGGTGACGGTGTACTGGATACCGATGACCTTATGGTCGACGGAGAAGATGTATTTTTGAATGAAGCCCAGCTCGTGGTGCTCGGCGTGGGCGGCTTCATGGTGTTCGGCGTGAACTGGCTGATGCATGACTTAACCCTCTTGCTTCTTTTCTGCCGCCGGAGCGGAGTCCTGTTCCGCGGACTTGGGCTTGAATTGCTTGGGCTGCTCGGCGAACCACTTTTGGTAGTCCTCGGCGGACTCGACGGTGACCACGCCCTTCATCAGGCTGTGGCCGACGCCGCAGAGCTGCGAGCAGACGATGTCGAAGACCCCGGTCTTGACCGCCTGAAACCAGATCGGGACCTCGATGCCGGGGGTCGCGTCCTGCTTGAGCCGCAGCACCGGCACCCCGAAGCTGTGGATGACGTCCATCGCCGAGATATGGCTGATGATCGGCTTGTTGACGGGGATGTGGAATTGATTGACGGAGACGACGTCGTCCCAGCTGGCCGGGTCTTTGTCGTCGATGCCCAGCGGGTTGCTGCCGCTGGCCAGCTTGGGATCGGTGCGACCGAACTTCCCGTCCTCGCCGGGGTAATGAATGTTCCAGACGAATTGCTGCCCGATCACGCGCACGACCAGGGCGTCCTTCTCGGCCGGAAAATCCCGCTTGTACTTCGACCAAACCGGGAAGGAGAGACCCACCAGCAAGAAGACCTCGAAACCCACGACCGCGATCTCGGCGTATTTCGGGAGCTTGCTCTTGTTGGATTCGTAGCTGGCCTTGTGGCCGGGACGGCGACGGTACTTGATAAGACAGTAGAGGAGGAAGACGCCCCAACCCACGAAGAGAACGACCATGAAAACATGGAGGACCTTGATCAGGTGGTCGATCCCGGCACCGTGGGCGGAGAGGTCGGGGACCAGACCGTAGCCGTATTTGAGTTCCATGAAAGAAATGTCCTTTAATTCAGGGGTGTTATCGGCAAGGTGCAACCTTGAGATACATCAAGGTTCGGCTTGGTAGCACGCTGAATCCGGCTCGTCAAGCGACACCACATTCCCCTTAACTCATCAAGGTTCTCGACCACTTAGCTTGGGCGCAGTCTAGAAAAGGCGAACCCCTCCCGCAAGGCCGGTCCGCGGCCGAAAGGAACTTCGATGGCGAAGGAGGGATTATCGGCCGCCCGCGACGGGACTACGGTTCCACGGCATCTTTTCCAGCACTTGGGCCATGCCGCACCAACCGCTCAGCCCGGCCTGAAACAGACCCAGGCCAACCAAGGCGGGAATGGCCAAAAAACCGGCGTGGAGCCAAAGGCCGAGGAAGGTCCCGATCGCGACCAAGGCCCCCGCGACGATCATCACCTGGCGCTGGACCGGGATCGCGGAGCGCCGCGCGGCGACCACCGGGAGCCCCGCCCCCTGCCAGGCGCTGAAGCCGCCCGCGAGCTCGGCGAGATTTTGAAAGCCTAGGACGCGAAGCCGCTCGAAGGCCGCTTGGCTGCGGCGCCCCGATTGGCAGCCCAGCAGGATCAGATGATCCCGTGGCAACGTGGCGAGAGATTCCTCCAGCCGGTCCAGAGGTACACAGCGGGCGCCCGGCACGTGCCCGGATTGAAATTCATCCAGGGAGCGCACGTCGATAAAACAGACGGATTCTTTGGGCTCCAGCAGGCGGGCTTGGACTTCTTGCGGACTCAGTTTCATAAGCGGACTCCTTCTTCTATCGGGCTAAGCTCAGCCCCTCCGCCAGGAGGATGCCAAGGCCCAAAACCAACACCAAAGCGGCAAAACCCTTGCGCAGCGCGGCCTGGGGGAGGCGCGGCGCCAGCCTCGCGCCCGCGAAGGCCGCGGCCAAGGCCAGGGCGAGGAAGGCCGGCCAGGGCCAGGCGAGGAATTCCCCCAGCTCGGGCCGGCTGACGGCCAGGGCCGAGGCGCTGTTGAGCGCGATCACGAAGACCGAGGTCGCCACCGCTCGGCACATCTCGAGGCCCAGCAGCAGGACCAGGGCCGGTACGATCAAGAAACCGCCGCCCGCCCCCAAGAGCCCCGTCAAGACCCCCACCCCAGTCCCGCTGACCGAGGCGCAAAAGGCCCGGCCCAGGCCGACCCGCTCGCAGGGGCTCACGCCGGGCGGACGGAACATAAGGAGGGCCATCGCCACCATCAAGGCCGCGAAGGCGAGCAAGAGGATCCCCGCGGGGAGAAGCGAGTTGAGCCAAGCCCCCGCCGCCGCGCCGGCGATGCCGAAGAGGCCGAACAGGAGGCCGTGCTTCCAATCCACCAGGCCCTGCCGCCCGTAATGCAAGGTCGCCGCCGCGCTGGTCAGGCCCACCAGGATCAGGGAAAGCGGGATCGCCTCCTGGACCGGGAGCTTCCCTCCGTAGACCAGCAGGGGCACCGTCAGGATGGACCCGCCGCCGCCGAAGATCCCCAGGCTCAAACCAACCACCAGGCTTCCGATCGCCAGCAGCATTTATTTCGCCGCCTCCGCCTGCAGCTGCTTGGAGGCCAGGGGCAGCTCGTCCCCGGCCTTGCGCCCGCACTGCAGGTTGGCGGGGACCGCCATGTGAATCTTCTTGGGCATGGCCAACTTGAGCGACTTCATGATCGCCACGAACTCCTCCTTGCCCCGGCCCCCTCCGGCGCGCGGGTTGAAGCGCTTTTCCTCGCCGACCGTCGAGACCGTCATGCCGCGGTAGTCGTGGCCGGGATAGACCCGCGTCTCGGGCGGAAGCGCGAAGAGCTTTTGGATGCTGTCGTAGAGTCGCTCCGGAGAGCCCTGCTGAAAGTCGGTGCGACCCGTCCCGCGGACGAAGAGCGCGTCGCCGGTGAAGACGCGGTCGCCGAGAAAATAGCTCAGGCAGCCGTTGGTGTGCCCCGGCGTGGCCAAGACCTTGAGGCGAAAGCGGCCGAAGGGGACCTCGTCGCCCTCCTTCAGCGCCAAGTCGGCGCAGGCGACTTCCGCCGCCGCGCCGACCCCCGTCCTGGCGCCCGTGGCCTTGCGGATCTCCTCGGCCCCCGTGACGTGGTCCGCGTGGACATGGGTGTCGAGCACGTATTTCAGCTTCAGGCCCAATTCCTCGAGCAGCTGGAGGTCGCGGGGCGCCTGCTCGCGGACCGTGTCGATCAGCACGGCCTCGCGGGTCTCCGCGTCGGCCAGCAGGTAGGTGTAGGTCCAGGTGTCGTGGTCGAACAGCTGGCGAAAGATCAGTCCTTCCATGGTTTAGGCCCTCCTTTTTTGCCGTTTCAAAACCTCACGGGCGCGTTCGGCCTCCCTCCCCTCCAGCTGGAGCCGCTGGGCGAGGACCTTGCGGATCAGCTCGCAGGCCTCCTCGATCTGCGGGATGGCCAGGGCCAGGATGCGGCTTGGCCCCAGGCGGCGCTCCTTGAGGATGCCCGCCCCCTTCAGCACCGCGAGGTGCTGGGAGAGGTTCGCCTTGGGGATCTTGAGAATTTCCAAGAGCTGCGACCCGCTCTTCTCGCCCTCGGAGATCAGGTCGAGGATGC encodes:
- a CDS encoding cytochrome C oxidase subunit I — protein: MHQPVHAEHHEAAHAEHHELGFIQKYIFSVDHKVIGIQYTVTALLFLFFGFCLMMLMRWQLAYPGEPLPVIGDWFGEGMPGGVMLPEFYNSLGAMHGTIMVFLGVVPLAVGGFGNYLVPLQVGAPDMAFPKLNAASYWVYFVGGVIMLASFFVPGGAANSGWTSYPPLSVVATTGQTWWLIGMVALITSSLLGSINIIVTIVQLRAKGLSFFRLPFLVWAQFVTSFLLLLAFPPLEAAGILQLMDRVAGTSFFMPSGLVVSGNALPLAGGGSPLLWQHLFWFLAHPEVYVLILPAIGIVTEVIVNNTRKPLYGYKTIVYAVLFLGFMSFIVWAHHMFMTGMGVTMSNFFQVTTMIISIPSVVVLTVLILTLWGASIRFTLPMHFALAFLPMFAIGGLTGLPLGLTASDIYLHDTYYVIGHFHYVVAPGTLFALFAGIYYWYPKVTGKQMSRFWGKMHFWLSFLAINGVFFPMLIQGIAGLNRRLYDPTFYAHGAAIQELNVIISISAWCLGAAQLIFILNFFLSLKWGKKVGDNPWEATTLEWATPTPPPHGNFLTEPVVYRGPYEYSVPGEEKDFLPQHVAPAKA
- a CDS encoding cytochrome c oxidase subunit II, with translation MELKYGYGLVPDLSAHGAGIDHLIKVLHVFMVVLFVGWGVFLLYCLIKYRRRPGHKASYESNKSKLPKYAEIAVVGFEVFLLVGLSFPVWSKYKRDFPAEKDALVVRVIGQQFVWNIHYPGEDGKFGRTDPKLASGSNPLGIDDKDPASWDDVVSVNQFHIPVNKPIISHISAMDVIHSFGVPVLRLKQDATPGIEVPIWFQAVKTGVFDIVCSQLCGVGHSLMKGVVTVESAEDYQKWFAEQPKQFKPKSAEQDSAPAAEKKQEG
- a CDS encoding rhodanese-like domain-containing protein; its protein translation is MKLSPQEVQARLLEPKESVCFIDVRSLDEFQSGHVPGARCVPLDRLEESLATLPRDHLILLGCQSGRRSQAAFERLRVLGFQNLAELAGGFSAWQGAGLPVVAARRSAIPVQRQVMIVAGALVAIGTFLGLWLHAGFLAIPALVGLGLFQAGLSGWCGMAQVLEKMPWNRSPVAGGR
- a CDS encoding sulfite exporter TauE/SafE family protein gives rise to the protein MLLAIGSLVVGLSLGIFGGGGSILTVPLLVYGGKLPVQEAIPLSLILVGLTSAAATLHYGRQGLVDWKHGLLFGLFGIAGAAAGAWLNSLLPAGILLLAFAALMVAMALLMFRPPGVSPCERVGLGRAFCASVSGTGVGVLTGLLGAGGGFLIVPALVLLLGLEMCRAVATSVFVIALNSASALAVSRPELGEFLAWPWPAFLALALAAAFAGARLAPRLPQAALRKGFAALVLVLGLGILLAEGLSLAR
- a CDS encoding MBL fold metallo-hydrolase, with the translated sequence MIFRQLFDHDTWTYTYLLADAETREAVLIDTVREQAPRDLQLLEELGLKLKYVLDTHVHADHVTGAEEIRKATGARTGVGAAAEVACADLALKEGDEVPFGRFRLKVLATPGHTNGCLSYFLGDRVFTGDALFVRGTGRTDFQQGSPERLYDSIQKLFALPPETRVYPGHDYRGMTVSTVGEEKRFNPRAGGGRGKEEFVAIMKSLKLAMPKKIHMAVPANLQCGRKAGDELPLASKQLQAEAAK
- a CDS encoding winged helix-turn-helix transcriptional regulator, whose product is MNPRSLQIYELQAEICKALANPLRLRILDLISEGEKSGSQLLEILKIPKANLSQHLAVLKGAGILKERRLGPSRILALAIPQIEEACELIRKVLAQRLQLEGREAERAREVLKRQKRRA